The genomic stretch GGCGCGCCTTCGGTGGCGCCGGCGCTCTCGACGATGCGGTAGTCGACCACGCCGTGGGCGGCAAAGAAGCTCCGGGTCAGGTTGATGTATTTGGTCGCCACCCGCATCCGCCGGTTATGCTGGGCGCGGAAGCCGGTGGTGACGTCGTCGAGATCGGCCATGGTGCGGACGTCGATCCAGGCCTGCGGTACCGCGACCACGACATTGGCGCTGCCGAAGCCCAGGGTGTCGATCAGCAGAACGCGCTCGTCGGCATCGGCGATGCTTTCGCGCACCAGATCCTCGCCGGTGACGCCGAGATGCACCATGCCGCGCGAAAGCTGGGAAGCGATCTCGCTCGCCGAGAGATAGGCGATCTCGACATGGTCGAGGCCCGCGATGGTGCCGCGATAGTCGCGCGCGCCGCGCGGTTTTGCCAGCGACAGCCCGGCGTGCGTAAAGAACGCCTCGGCGTTTTCCTGCAGGCGGCCTTTGGAGGGAACCGCGAGGACAAAGGGCGCGCTCATGACTGCTCCCCGCGCGCGGGCATGCCCAGCTGCGTCAAGGTTTCGACCCAGACCGAGAATCCGACCGCGGGGATCGGGGAGGCGGCGCCGAGCTGGGTCATCAATCCATCATAACGGCCGCCCGCCACCAGCGGCTCGAGGCCATTGCCCCTGGCGTGCAACTCGAACTCGAAGCCGGTGTAATAATCGAGGCCGCGCCCGAACGAGGTGGAAAAACGCGTCAGGCCGGTGTCGATGCCGCGCGCGGCCATGAAGCCGACGCGGCTTTCGAACTGATCGATCGCAGCAGTGATATCGAGCTTGGCGTCCTCGGCCAGCGCCCGCAATTGTGCGATCGAGTCATCGGGATCGCCTGCGATTGCAAGGAAGCGCTTGATGATCCCGAGCGCATCGCGCGGCAGCGCGCCGCCCTTCAAGGTCGATTGTTCGAGGAAGCGGTCGGCGATTTCGGCAACCGTGCGGCCGCCGACATTGGTGGTGCCGGCGATCGACATCAGGTCGGTGACCAGCGCCAGCGCCGCCTTGCGGTCGGAGCCGGCAAGGGCCGCCAGCACGCCCTCATATTCGTTGCGGCCGGGTGCGGTCGCCAGCGTCAGCCGCTCGATATCCTCGGCGAGACTGACCTTGCGGTTGAAATCCTTGATCAGCCGCCGCCGCCAGACCGGATAGAGCCCGAGCGCGTCGATCAGTGCGTTGAACAGCGCGACGTCGCCGGTGCGGATTTCGACATCCTTCAACCCAAAGGCGGTGGTCGCCTC from Bradyrhizobium sp. Ash2021 encodes the following:
- the hisG gene encoding ATP phosphoribosyltransferase codes for the protein MSAPFVLAVPSKGRLQENAEAFFTHAGLSLAKPRGARDYRGTIAGLDHVEIAYLSASEIASQLSRGMVHLGVTGEDLVRESIADADERVLLIDTLGFGSANVVVAVPQAWIDVRTMADLDDVTTGFRAQHNRRMRVATKYINLTRSFFAAHGVVDYRIVESAGATEGAPAVGTAEMIVDITTTGATLAANGLKVLDDGVILRSQANLVASKDADWSSEARETARVILDHIAARARASKYREVRTRFAGCNDALLTEAHNRFGVVAPFGGPTSSGMLTLHCPPMHIYALGSFLRQHGADTVSVASLDYVLDRENPLFAKLEAFLRP
- a CDS encoding ATP phosphoribosyltransferase regulatory subunit — protein: MTVTAAVSGATGSAAWADALLLSFAQAGYIRAEPAILQPAEPFLDLSGEDIRKSLYLTTDPSGEELCLRPDLTIPVARDYLASGQAGQPQGFSYLGAVFRYRGGQPSEFLQAGIESFGRQDRAAADAEMLALALEATTAFGLKDVEIRTGDVALFNALIDALGLYPVWRRRLIKDFNRKVSLAEDIERLTLATAPGRNEYEGVLAALAGSDRKAALALVTDLMSIAGTTNVGGRTVAEIADRFLEQSTLKGGALPRDALGIIKRFLAIAGDPDDSIAQLRALAEDAKLDITAAIDQFESRVGFMAARGIDTGLTRFSTSFGRGLDYYTGFEFELHARGNGLEPLVAGGRYDGLMTQLGAASPIPAVGFSVWVETLTQLGMPARGEQS